The Lycium ferocissimum isolate CSIRO_LF1 chromosome 8, AGI_CSIRO_Lferr_CH_V1, whole genome shotgun sequence DNA segment TTGTAGCAGATCCTATGTGTGTGTGAATTTTCACAATCACCattttcatcttcctttatttaCCTCCAGGATCTTTCACCAACAAACTTTATCAAAGTTTAATTTATGGTATAAAACATCACATACATAATAAGTTAACAAATCTTCATTTACCCTTGTGGTAAATTCTATGTAATGACCGTGTAGCTAAATTACAGGTTGTAAATGTTTATGATAATCATTAATtgataatttgataaaattAGTAACAAACCTACAATAATAAGTTAAACTACGCTAGTGGGTCGTTTGGTTGAAGGGATATTACCTTCATTACAATTGAAATGGttctaagaaaataaataaaaaatccatatatattcttgaaaaatatttttcatgaaaaatattttcctttcgTACCGAACACAACCAATCTTAAATAACTCactagaaaataataaaagagaaaagcaaACACTCAAATGGAAACTTATCTTTGGTTATGGACAAAATGCCATCTAAGTTACGACTTTTTTTAGCTGAGTCGAGTTAATCAAATTTAATTATGttgaataaatgtaaaaattggAGAAGTCTTATTTAGTGTATCTTCCTGTTTGTCTTCAAACTATAACATACATGGTAGCTATAAAACAGaagaagagatttttttttttttttttttttttttttttttttttacatttttggttttcaacaaaaaaacaaactttAGATTGCAAATGAaacttttcttcttcaaaataaataagaagaaattgcatggtttgtccttcaaatggggtggtctttaattttggtccttcaaatgggctggtctttaattttttcccttagcAATTAAACTTATGCCTAGCGGACACAAGTTCTTTAAGGGCGCGGGCATAACTTGTGGAATATTATTACGTAAAAATACAAACTTATACCCGGCAAAAAAGTTGGTTGCATTGACGGACAAATAGAAGTAAAACGTGCATATGACCCATTCAAAGGCCCAAATAAATAGGCCCATCATTCCAGCCCATCCTTTTGAAAAACCTAGTACTATAATATTAACCTTCTAAAACCCTAGCTTTCTTCTCTGTGTGCGAAGCAAATAACAAATCATCAGCGCTTCTCGCCGCCGTCGTCAGTTCCATGTAAGTTTGCTAAgtttaaaacaaaacataaaaaaagaatTGCTTGGGTTCTTTTGaaatatgatatttattttcttatcctAGTAATGTTTTAGATTTTATTGAAAGTTGTGAAATAACAGTTTCAGTTGTGAATTAGAATTTGGTGATTGATCTCATTGCTCTTGTAGATTTTGTGGCAGTGTAGTTTAGTTTCGTAAAATTACAGCCCAAATACTTTGGGTgatctagtttacaaaatagccagcaaatgtttagtttttgtatatttatacttaaatatacatatactgtacataTCAGTGTATAGAATTCGTATATTTGGGCTACTACCTGTAAttaaatttggttgaagttaCATATGCGTAACTTTCTCCTATAGTTTTGTTAGATTATCTTGTGGGTAGTGATTTATATGCCATTTTAGCGAGTCCATCCCTCTATTTTTATGCTTATTTTGCCAGGTTTTTCATTCATTGTTATACtataattttttgtgaaatGCTGTTCTTGGTagataaaaatgacaaaaatggtcccttatcttTCAGGCtaggttcaaaatagttccTTAAGTATGCATTTAACAGTCTttgtcctttaagtttgccaaaagttaaCATTTTTAGTCCACGACAAACATTTAACAAGTCATGTTTATTGATTTTGACGGAAACAgtggaaaaaatatttaaccATAAATACCTGAGGTCCGATCACATCATGAAATATGTAACACAAAAACGCAGCACTAGACACTAAAAATATAGTAGAAATTTTACATCAAAAAGCTGCACCAGActttagaaataaataaaaaatagtagaaACTACATTCTCACTAATTGGTTTTTCATAGTAGTCAAATCTAACGTCCAAATTCGGTAAATATTTGACGGAGACCAAAAGTGTTAACTTTGACACACTTAAAGGGCGGCCAAAGCTGTTCAGTGTATACTtaaagggactattttgaacctactctgAAGCATAAggtaccatttttgtcattttctcgtTCTTGATAGTCTGTTTTTGTTTAGTTATTCCATTTCATTTGCTAGGGGTACTTTTAAGAAATTGTGcctgattattggtttggtttgaagcAGCATTATTATTGTAGAAGATGGTGAGAGTAAGTGTGTTGAATGATGCTCTTAAGAGCATGTATAATGCTGAGAAGAGGGGAAAGCGTCAGGTCATGATTAGGCCTTCTTCAAAAGTCATCATCAAGTTTCTCATTGTCATGCAAAAGCATGGTACTTTTTTAGCTTAGCTTCTCTAGTTTATTTTCTATACTGGCTGCTATTGCTTAACCTCCTTACATTTGCCATGTTTGTTTGTGTAGGCTATATTGGAGAATTTGAGTATGTTGACGATCACAGGTCAGGAAAAATTGTTGTAGAACTGAATGGTAGGCTTAACAAATGTGGTGTCATTAGTCCTCGCTTTGATGTTGGAGTTAAGGAGATTGAAGGATGGACTGCAAGGCTGTTGCCTTCCAGACAGGTATAAACTAACACAGATTAGTT contains these protein-coding regions:
- the LOC132067433 gene encoding small ribosomal subunit protein uS8z/uS8w — translated: MVRVSVLNDALKSMYNAEKRGKRQVMIRPSSKVIIKFLIVMQKHGYIGEFEYVDDHRSGKIVVELNGRLNKCGVISPRFDVGVKEIEGWTARLLPSRQFGYIVLTTSAGIMDHEEARRKNVGGKVLGFFY